From one Luteipulveratus mongoliensis genomic stretch:
- a CDS encoding acyl-CoA dehydrogenase family protein has translation MPRNIYSEDHEAFRASVREFVDRTLAPRAEEMIREHVIPRDIWQEAGKQGFLGLDIPEEYGGAGAEDYRFNAVFAEEVGGFTAAVSSCFGIHADVCPPYIVDLGTDEQKQRWLPGIASGELICSIGMTEPSGGSDLAALKTTAVRDGDDWIINGSKTFITNGHQCDLAIVATRTDPSKGAKGITLFVLETGTDGYSKGNKLDKVGQVESDTSELFFDNVRVPDANRLGPEGQGFIAMMQRLPQERVGAAVSNVAHAAKILEETIDYTKERKAFGQAIGSFQHNKFKIAELVTKIEVTQAYVDDCITAHAEGGLSPVDAAKAKWFSAQVQNDVLDECVQLYGGYGFMNEYRVARAWRDARVTKIWAGSNEIMKELIGRDLGL, from the coding sequence ATGCCCCGCAATATCTACTCCGAGGACCACGAGGCGTTCCGCGCATCCGTGCGCGAGTTCGTCGACCGGACCCTGGCTCCGCGAGCCGAGGAGATGATCCGCGAGCACGTCATCCCGCGTGACATCTGGCAGGAAGCCGGCAAGCAAGGCTTCCTCGGCCTGGACATCCCGGAGGAGTATGGCGGCGCCGGCGCGGAGGACTACCGCTTCAACGCGGTCTTCGCCGAGGAGGTCGGCGGGTTCACCGCGGCTGTGTCGAGCTGTTTCGGCATCCACGCCGACGTCTGCCCGCCCTACATCGTCGACCTCGGCACGGACGAGCAGAAGCAGCGCTGGCTGCCGGGCATCGCCTCTGGTGAGCTGATCTGCTCGATCGGTATGACCGAGCCCTCCGGCGGCTCTGACCTCGCAGCCCTCAAGACCACAGCCGTACGCGACGGCGACGACTGGATCATCAACGGCTCCAAGACCTTCATCACCAACGGCCATCAGTGCGACCTCGCGATCGTCGCCACCCGCACCGACCCGAGCAAGGGCGCCAAGGGCATCACGCTGTTCGTGCTGGAGACCGGCACCGACGGCTACTCCAAGGGCAACAAGCTGGACAAGGTCGGCCAGGTCGAGTCCGACACCTCCGAGCTGTTCTTCGACAACGTGCGCGTCCCGGACGCCAACCGGCTCGGCCCCGAGGGCCAGGGCTTCATCGCGATGATGCAGCGCCTGCCGCAGGAGCGCGTCGGTGCGGCTGTCTCCAACGTCGCGCACGCCGCGAAGATCCTCGAGGAGACGATCGACTACACCAAGGAGCGCAAGGCGTTCGGCCAGGCGATCGGTTCCTTCCAGCACAACAAGTTCAAGATCGCCGAGCTGGTGACGAAGATCGAGGTGACTCAGGCGTACGTCGACGACTGCATCACCGCGCACGCCGAGGGCGGGCTCTCCCCCGTGGACGCGGCCAAGGCGAAGTGGTTCTCCGCCCAGGTCCAGAACGACGTGCTCGATGAGTGCGTGCAGCTCTACGGCGGCTACGGATTCATGAACGAGTACCGCGTGGCCCGCGCCTGGCGTGACGCCCGCGTCACCAAGATCTGGGCGGGCTCGAACGAGATCATGAAGGAGCTCATCGGCCGGGACCTCGGCCTGTGA
- a CDS encoding helix-turn-helix domain-containing protein, with amino-acid sequence MDDDLDAALAAAGPRLRALRKQRETTLADLSTETGISVSTLSRLESGSRRPTLELLLPLARAHGVTLDELVGAPPTGDPRVHLQPVSANGMTMLPLTRRAGGIQAYKLIIPAGARQEPDPQTHEGYEWLYVLNGRLRLVLGEHDLVLEPGEAAEFDTRVPHWFSPADGRSAELLSLFGRQGERAHLRARPKAKS; translated from the coding sequence ATGGACGACGATCTCGACGCAGCACTCGCTGCCGCGGGACCCCGCCTGCGCGCGCTCCGCAAGCAGCGCGAGACCACGCTGGCCGACCTCTCCACGGAGACCGGGATCTCGGTCAGCACTCTCTCAAGGCTCGAATCCGGTTCTCGCAGACCAACATTGGAGCTGTTGCTGCCGCTGGCTCGCGCGCACGGAGTCACCCTCGATGAGCTCGTCGGTGCACCGCCGACCGGCGACCCTCGGGTGCACCTTCAGCCGGTCTCTGCCAACGGCATGACCATGCTGCCGCTCACCCGACGCGCAGGCGGGATCCAGGCGTACAAGCTCATCATCCCGGCGGGCGCGCGGCAGGAGCCGGACCCGCAGACGCACGAGGGTTACGAGTGGCTGTACGTCCTCAACGGCCGGCTGCGTCTCGTCCTCGGCGAGCACGACCTGGTGCTCGAGCCGGGCGAGGCCGCCGAGTTCGACACCCGGGTGCCGCACTGGTTCAGCCCGGCCGACGGCCGCTCGGCGGAGCTGCTCAGCCTGTTCGGGCGGCAGGGAGAGCGCGCGCACCTGCGCGCCCGCCCCAAGGCGAAGAGCTGA
- a CDS encoding MaoC family dehydratase produces the protein MMRIFNGIEEAKAAVGEHLGYSEWHQVTQEAVNQFAEATGDHQWIHVDVEKAKSGPFGGPIAHGYLTLSLIPMLVGQVYTVEGVSMGVNYGANKVRFPTPVPVGSKVRAGVELQSIDQASLGYQATIKVTVELEGADKPACVAENLFLIVP, from the coding sequence ATGATGAGGATCTTCAACGGAATTGAGGAAGCCAAAGCTGCTGTGGGTGAGCACCTCGGCTACAGCGAGTGGCACCAGGTCACGCAGGAGGCGGTCAACCAGTTCGCCGAGGCGACGGGTGACCACCAGTGGATCCACGTCGATGTCGAGAAGGCCAAGTCCGGGCCGTTCGGTGGTCCGATCGCGCACGGCTACCTGACGCTGTCACTGATCCCGATGCTGGTCGGACAGGTCTACACCGTCGAAGGTGTCTCGATGGGCGTCAACTACGGCGCCAACAAGGTGCGCTTCCCCACCCCGGTGCCGGTCGGCTCGAAGGTCCGCGCGGGCGTTGAGCTGCAGTCGATCGACCAGGCGTCGCTGGGCTACCAGGCCACGATCAAGGTCACGGTCGAGCTCGAGGGCGCCGACAAGCCGGCGTGCGTCGCGGAGAACCTCTTCCTGATTGTCCCGTAG
- a CDS encoding GAF and ANTAR domain-containing protein has translation MDDSSSASTRESALIDAFADLADTLVDDYDMVELLHRLVERCVDLLGLAAAGLMLADQRGGIQVVAASSEHVRVLELIELQADQGPCLDAFHTGEPVLVDDLTAQTERWPLFAPQATQAGFASVHAIPMRLRHEVIGALNMFGEQPGVLPAPDLKVAQSLAHTATIGILHERTVRNHEVLTEQLQTALNNRVTIEQAKGMIAHAGHLPMDQAFTVLRTYSRYHQLRLSEVAARLTTSDLRVSTVLAHRPYRGRTP, from the coding sequence ATGGATGACTCTTCCTCGGCGTCCACGCGTGAGTCCGCCCTCATCGATGCGTTCGCCGATCTCGCAGACACCCTCGTCGACGACTACGACATGGTCGAGCTGTTGCATCGCCTGGTCGAACGCTGCGTCGACCTGCTCGGGTTGGCTGCTGCAGGTCTGATGCTGGCGGACCAGCGGGGCGGTATTCAGGTCGTGGCCGCTTCGTCGGAGCACGTCCGGGTCCTGGAGCTCATCGAGCTGCAGGCCGACCAGGGTCCCTGCCTGGACGCGTTCCACACCGGAGAGCCGGTCCTGGTCGATGACCTGACCGCGCAGACGGAGCGATGGCCGCTCTTCGCGCCCCAAGCGACTCAAGCCGGTTTTGCGTCGGTCCACGCCATACCCATGCGACTGCGCCATGAGGTCATCGGCGCGCTCAACATGTTCGGCGAGCAGCCGGGCGTACTGCCCGCACCCGATCTCAAAGTCGCCCAGTCACTGGCGCACACCGCCACGATCGGGATCCTGCACGAACGCACCGTCCGCAACCACGAGGTCCTCACCGAGCAGCTGCAGACCGCGCTCAACAACCGCGTCACGATCGAGCAGGCCAAGGGCATGATCGCCCATGCGGGCCACCTGCCGATGGACCAGGCCTTCACCGTGCTGCGCACCTACAGCCGCTACCACCAGCTGCGGCTCTCCGAGGTGGCCGCCCGCCTGACCACCAGTGACCTGAGGGTCAGCACGGTCCTGGCCCACCGCCCGTATCGCGGCCGTACGCCCTGA
- the fabG gene encoding 3-oxoacyl-ACP reductase FabG encodes MSDTRTAVVTGAARGIGAAVAKRLAKDGLQVAVLDLDEAASQKVADEINADGGKAIGVGCDVSNEEAVATAVERVANELGAPTVLVNNAGILRDNLIFKMSADDWDAVLNVHLRGAFLMTRAAQAYMTKAKFGRIINLSSTSAQGNRGQVNYSAAKAGMQGFTKTLAIELGKFGVTANAIAPGFIATDMTAATAERVGMEFEAFKAAAAQAIPVQRVGTPDDIAAMASFFASDEAGFVSGQVVYVAGGPED; translated from the coding sequence ATGTCTGACACCCGTACCGCCGTCGTCACCGGAGCCGCCCGCGGCATCGGCGCGGCCGTTGCCAAGCGTCTGGCCAAGGACGGCCTGCAGGTCGCCGTGCTCGACCTGGACGAGGCTGCCTCGCAAAAGGTCGCCGACGAGATCAACGCCGACGGCGGCAAGGCCATCGGCGTTGGCTGCGACGTCAGCAACGAGGAGGCTGTCGCGACCGCCGTCGAGCGCGTGGCGAACGAGCTCGGTGCGCCGACCGTCCTGGTCAACAACGCCGGCATCCTGCGCGACAACCTCATCTTCAAGATGTCGGCCGACGACTGGGATGCCGTGCTCAACGTGCACCTTCGTGGTGCCTTCCTGATGACGCGCGCCGCACAGGCGTACATGACGAAGGCGAAGTTCGGCCGCATCATCAACCTGTCGTCCACCTCGGCGCAGGGCAACCGCGGTCAGGTGAACTACTCGGCGGCCAAGGCCGGCATGCAGGGCTTCACCAAGACGCTGGCCATCGAGCTCGGCAAGTTCGGTGTGACCGCCAACGCGATCGCACCCGGGTTCATCGCCACCGACATGACCGCTGCGACGGCCGAGCGGGTGGGCATGGAGTTCGAGGCGTTCAAGGCTGCGGCTGCACAGGCCATTCCGGTACAGCGAGTCGGCACTCCCGACGACATCGCCGCGATGGCGTCGTTCTTCGCCAGCGACGAGGCCGGCTTCGTGTCCGGTCAGGTCGTCTACGTCGCCGGTGGACCCGAGGACTGA
- a CDS encoding SDR family oxidoreductase, with amino-acid sequence MALWDDKGVVVTGAARGIGRAIATRLHAEGARLVLADVLEEPLAETAASLNAVAVAGDCASEAGAARLVDAARAELGTIDVWVGNAGVLRGLDLDGTDEADWALSWDVNVMAHVRAARLLLPDWLERGEGRYVVTASAAGLLTMLGAPAYSVTKHATESFAEWLAATYGHRGVKVHAICPQGVRTDMYDQPGSTVLADIVGHDGALSPDDVADALVNAVAAEQFLVLPHEEVGGYFAFRANQTDKWLAGMQTLQARVDDASATIKNPEQGAH; translated from the coding sequence ATGGCGCTTTGGGACGACAAGGGCGTCGTCGTCACGGGTGCGGCTCGCGGCATCGGACGTGCGATCGCGACGCGGTTGCACGCTGAGGGTGCGCGGCTGGTGCTGGCCGACGTCCTCGAGGAGCCGCTCGCCGAGACCGCTGCGTCGCTGAATGCCGTTGCCGTTGCTGGTGATTGCGCATCCGAGGCCGGTGCGGCGCGTCTGGTCGACGCAGCCCGTGCTGAGCTCGGAACGATCGACGTGTGGGTCGGCAACGCCGGCGTGCTGCGCGGTCTTGACCTCGACGGCACGGACGAGGCCGACTGGGCGCTGTCATGGGACGTCAACGTCATGGCTCACGTCCGCGCCGCTCGCCTGCTCCTGCCCGACTGGCTGGAGCGTGGGGAGGGCCGCTATGTGGTGACCGCGTCGGCAGCCGGCCTGCTCACGATGCTGGGCGCACCGGCGTACAGCGTGACCAAGCACGCGACCGAGTCGTTCGCGGAGTGGTTGGCGGCGACGTACGGCCACCGCGGTGTCAAGGTGCACGCGATCTGTCCCCAGGGCGTACGCACCGATATGTACGACCAGCCGGGCAGCACGGTGCTGGCCGACATCGTCGGGCACGACGGGGCGCTGTCGCCGGATGATGTCGCGGATGCGCTCGTGAATGCCGTTGCGGCAGAACAGTTCTTGGTGCTGCCACATGAAGAGGTCGGGGGCTACTTCGCCTTCCGCGCCAACCAGACCGACAAGTGGCTCGCCGGGATGCAGACGCTCCAGGCTCGCGTCGACGACGCATCTGCCACGATCAAGAACCCCGAACAAGGAGCGCACTGA
- a CDS encoding YajQ family cyclic di-GMP-binding protein yields MADSSFDVVSKTDKQEVSNALNQAAKEISTRFDFRGVGASLEWSGEKILMKANAPERVLAVLDVFQTKLVKRGVSLKSLEYSDDGEPQLSGKEYRLEATLKDGIAQEDAKKISKLIRDEGPKSVKARIEGDELRVSSKSRDDLQAVQALLKGADLDVALQFTNRR; encoded by the coding sequence ATGGCCGACTCATCGTTCGACGTCGTCAGCAAGACGGACAAGCAAGAGGTCAGCAACGCGCTGAACCAGGCGGCCAAGGAGATCTCGACCCGCTTCGACTTCCGCGGCGTGGGTGCGTCGCTGGAGTGGTCCGGCGAGAAGATCCTGATGAAGGCCAATGCGCCTGAGCGGGTGCTCGCCGTGCTGGACGTCTTCCAGACCAAGCTGGTCAAGCGGGGCGTCTCGCTGAAGTCACTCGAGTACTCCGACGACGGCGAGCCACAGCTGTCCGGCAAGGAGTACCGCCTGGAGGCCACGCTGAAGGACGGCATCGCTCAGGAGGACGCCAAGAAGATCTCCAAGCTGATCCGCGACGAGGGGCCCAAGTCGGTCAAGGCGCGCATCGAGGGCGACGAGCTGCGAGTGAGCTCCAAGTCACGCGATGACCTGCAGGCCGTCCAGGCGCTGCTCAAAGGTGCGGACCTCGACGTGGCGCTCCAGTTCACCAACCGCCGCTAG
- a CDS encoding GAF and ANTAR domain-containing protein, translating to MVDSEAPIQTMIALRDAVKAAAIAGSAAAEAPLAVLCGGCPSLLQVSGAAISVSTPTGARDTLCASDATIAHIEHTEFTLGEGPGHQAYSTGRPVLIPDLAAHPAVNWPFLAAQLADEPISAIFAFPLQYGQLRTGTLTLYRTTSGGLTPDQLRMALQIVDLATALLIGPPDGQDGYGPDDWWSLPQARTRVHQATGMVMAEFAIPADQALARLRGHAFATGRLVDQVAADLVERRLYPRELAR from the coding sequence ATGGTCGACAGCGAGGCACCGATCCAGACGATGATCGCGCTGCGCGATGCAGTGAAAGCGGCCGCGATCGCCGGCTCCGCGGCCGCAGAGGCACCGCTGGCCGTGCTCTGTGGCGGTTGTCCTTCGCTGCTGCAGGTGAGCGGCGCTGCGATCTCCGTCTCCACCCCGACCGGCGCTCGCGACACGCTCTGCGCCAGCGACGCCACGATCGCCCACATCGAGCACACCGAGTTCACCCTGGGCGAGGGGCCGGGCCATCAGGCCTACAGCACCGGGAGGCCGGTGCTGATACCGGACCTGGCCGCGCACCCCGCGGTGAACTGGCCCTTCCTGGCAGCTCAGCTGGCGGATGAACCCATCTCGGCGATCTTCGCCTTCCCTCTGCAGTACGGCCAGCTGCGTACGGGCACGCTGACTCTCTATCGCACGACCTCCGGTGGGCTCACCCCTGACCAGCTGAGGATGGCCCTCCAGATCGTGGACCTGGCGACGGCGCTGCTCATCGGGCCGCCCGACGGACAGGACGGGTACGGGCCTGACGACTGGTGGTCCCTGCCGCAGGCGCGGACGCGAGTCCACCAGGCGACGGGGATGGTGATGGCCGAGTTCGCGATCCCGGCCGACCAGGCGCTGGCGCGCCTTCGTGGCCATGCCTTCGCCACCGGCCGTTTGGTGGACCAGGTCGCCGCCGACCTGGTCGAACGGCGCCTCTATCCTCGGGAGCTCGCCCGATGA
- a CDS encoding SDR family oxidoreductase — protein sequence MTRLAGKVAIVTGASRGIGYAAAERLVAEGAKVCITARKQEALDEAAAALGGPSVAIAVAGRADDGEHQADAIARTLEAFGSVDVLVNNTGINPAYGPLLELDPGAARKMFEVNVLSALAWTQQVHQAWMKAHGGSVVNVASIAGIRPAPGIGMYGVTKAALIHLTEELAMELGPDIRVNAVAPAVVKTKFATALYEGREEQVSAEYPLKRLGVPEDIGSAVAFLASDDSSWVTGQTLVLDGGITLRGGV from the coding sequence GTGACCCGGCTCGCCGGCAAGGTCGCGATCGTCACGGGCGCGAGCCGAGGCATCGGGTACGCCGCCGCCGAGCGGCTCGTGGCCGAGGGCGCCAAGGTGTGCATCACCGCGCGCAAGCAGGAGGCTCTCGACGAGGCCGCGGCTGCGCTCGGCGGCCCGTCGGTCGCCATCGCGGTCGCCGGTCGTGCGGACGATGGAGAGCACCAGGCGGACGCGATCGCCCGCACGCTCGAGGCCTTCGGCAGCGTGGACGTGCTGGTCAACAACACCGGCATCAACCCGGCCTACGGCCCGCTGCTGGAGCTCGACCCGGGCGCTGCGCGCAAGATGTTCGAGGTCAACGTGCTGTCGGCGCTCGCGTGGACCCAGCAGGTTCACCAGGCGTGGATGAAGGCGCACGGCGGCTCGGTCGTCAACGTCGCCTCGATCGCCGGGATCCGGCCGGCGCCGGGCATCGGGATGTACGGCGTGACCAAGGCCGCGCTGATCCACCTCACCGAAGAGCTCGCGATGGAGCTCGGCCCGGACATCCGCGTCAACGCCGTCGCACCGGCTGTCGTGAAGACGAAGTTCGCGACTGCGTTGTACGAGGGCCGCGAGGAGCAGGTGTCCGCGGAGTATCCGTTGAAGCGGCTCGGCGTCCCGGAGGACATCGGCTCGGCCGTCGCCTTCCTCGCTTCCGACGACTCGTCCTGGGTGACCGGACAGACGCTGGTGCTCGACGGCGGCATCACGCTGCGCGGAGGAGTCTGA
- a CDS encoding VOC family protein: MARFWSAVTGWPCAKVEMPGNPFWVVAPDDDAPPHLVFVEVPESKRSKNRVHFDLLPDGASQDQEVARFESLGARIVDDRRQADPGGWVVMADPEGNEFCLEG; the protein is encoded by the coding sequence ATGGCGCGCTTCTGGAGCGCGGTCACGGGTTGGCCGTGCGCCAAGGTGGAGATGCCGGGTAACCCGTTCTGGGTGGTCGCTCCCGACGATGACGCTCCACCGCACCTCGTCTTCGTCGAGGTGCCGGAGTCCAAGCGCAGCAAGAACCGGGTCCACTTCGATCTGCTGCCGGACGGCGCGTCTCAGGATCAGGAAGTTGCCCGGTTCGAGTCGTTGGGCGCCCGCATCGTCGACGACCGCCGGCAAGCCGACCCTGGCGGGTGGGTTGTCATGGCCGATCCCGAAGGCAACGAGTTCTGCCTCGAGGGCTAG
- a CDS encoding HIT family protein encodes MRIETNADDVDWRADRIGAAHRGDNPTVIGRLPEAFAVMGDVQWLPGYCVLLTDDSAVGRLTDLPRARRLSYLESVERLSTAVEEACAASDPGFRRVNIEILGNTDPYLHTHIFPRYEWEPADLIGGPVWWYSRDRWSDPSTALGPQHDQLRAAIGDRLV; translated from the coding sequence GTGCGTATCGAGACCAATGCTGACGACGTGGACTGGCGAGCTGATCGCATTGGCGCCGCGCATCGTGGTGACAACCCGACCGTCATCGGGCGTCTTCCGGAGGCGTTCGCCGTGATGGGTGACGTGCAGTGGCTGCCCGGCTACTGCGTACTGCTGACAGACGATTCGGCCGTCGGTCGGCTCACCGATCTGCCGCGTGCGCGTCGGCTGTCCTATCTCGAGAGTGTCGAGCGATTGTCAACTGCGGTCGAAGAAGCCTGTGCCGCAAGCGATCCCGGGTTTCGCCGGGTCAATATTGAGATCCTCGGCAACACCGACCCGTACCTCCACACGCACATCTTTCCGCGGTACGAGTGGGAGCCGGCCGATCTCATCGGCGGTCCTGTGTGGTGGTACTCGCGTGATCGCTGGAGCGACCCGTCCACGGCGCTCGGTCCGCAGCACGACCAGCTGCGTGCGGCGATCGGCGACCGTCTCGTCTGA
- a CDS encoding serine hydrolase, whose protein sequence is MSQTAGRVDRSASGGRIETKVTWSIHIEPLDGSGEVWAREAPDEVLRTASVGKLILLALVAERIASGEQDPAERIRWEQDEFVQDSGLWHALGQRDLSVVDACRLVGAVSDNLATNVLLRHVGLDAVHTYADRHQLAPMVLLDRIRNGRDPSQAGVADTLSRASAASVVRYLKLLHDGTIDPMVKDWLVLGSDLSMVASAFGLDPLAHAEEDRGVLLVNKTGTDSSVRADVGLVSSGTRTIAYAVLANWDRTQGDSRDEVLSRMREIGDDIRTGLTAGRVATER, encoded by the coding sequence ATGAGCCAGACCGCTGGTCGAGTAGACCGGAGCGCTAGCGGAGGTCGTATCGAGACCAAGGTGACGTGGAGCATCCACATCGAGCCGCTCGACGGGAGCGGCGAGGTCTGGGCACGTGAGGCTCCCGACGAGGTGCTGCGCACAGCGTCGGTCGGCAAGCTCATCCTGCTGGCCCTCGTCGCCGAGCGCATCGCGTCCGGCGAGCAAGATCCTGCGGAGCGAATCCGTTGGGAGCAGGACGAATTCGTGCAGGACTCCGGTCTCTGGCATGCCCTCGGCCAGCGTGACCTCTCGGTCGTCGACGCGTGCCGGCTCGTCGGAGCGGTCAGCGACAACCTCGCGACCAACGTCCTCCTGCGGCACGTCGGACTGGACGCAGTGCACACTTACGCTGATCGGCACCAGCTGGCGCCGATGGTCCTGCTCGACCGCATCCGCAACGGGCGCGACCCGTCGCAGGCAGGCGTCGCCGACACGTTGTCGCGCGCATCGGCGGCGTCGGTCGTGCGCTACCTCAAGCTGCTGCACGACGGCACCATCGACCCTATGGTCAAGGACTGGCTGGTTCTCGGCAGCGACCTGTCGATGGTCGCTTCAGCCTTCGGTCTCGACCCATTGGCACACGCCGAGGAGGACCGCGGGGTGCTGCTGGTCAACAAGACCGGCACCGACAGCAGCGTGCGTGCCGACGTCGGTCTCGTGAGCAGCGGCACCCGCACGATCGCGTACGCCGTTCTCGCCAACTGGGACAGAACGCAAGGCGATTCACGCGACGAGGTGCTCTCCCGCATGCGCGAGATCGGCGACGACATCCGCACCGGCCTGACCGCCGGTCGAGTAGCAACGGAGCGCTAG
- a CDS encoding DsbA family oxidoreductase codes for MTALQKRAIDAESAQSNVTFKIEDRLTQRRLAAAAAAQQALFNDAGADAYRGSVIIDAWSDLVCPFCHVGRRHLELALEQFEHADEVEVTWHSYELDPQAPAVLDEPVIEVVGRKYGVGLDEIRAQHRTMAEQAAEVGLDFQWERLRGGSSHDAHRVIHYARSLDLERPVTERIMRGWYSEGRAIGDRETLADLAADGGLDRDKVLAMLDSDDFGIDVRTDEATARQIGIQAVPAFVLDRKYLVSGAQPVETFLAGLQQAYDDRGTAPTPRESGCACGGGGCGGGGGSADVCGRDAG; via the coding sequence GTGACCGCGCTCCAGAAGCGCGCCATCGACGCGGAGTCCGCGCAGTCGAACGTCACGTTCAAGATCGAGGACCGGCTCACGCAGCGCAGACTCGCAGCGGCAGCCGCGGCGCAGCAAGCGCTTTTCAACGATGCCGGCGCCGACGCTTATCGTGGTTCGGTGATCATCGACGCCTGGAGCGACCTCGTCTGCCCGTTCTGCCACGTGGGGCGACGCCACCTGGAGCTCGCGCTCGAGCAGTTCGAGCACGCCGACGAGGTCGAGGTGACGTGGCACAGCTACGAGCTCGACCCGCAGGCGCCGGCCGTCCTCGACGAGCCGGTGATCGAAGTCGTGGGACGCAAGTACGGCGTCGGTCTCGACGAGATCAGGGCGCAGCACCGCACGATGGCCGAGCAGGCGGCCGAGGTCGGCCTGGACTTCCAGTGGGAGCGACTGCGCGGCGGCAGCTCGCACGACGCGCACCGCGTCATCCACTACGCGCGCAGCCTCGACCTCGAGCGGCCGGTGACCGAGCGGATCATGCGTGGCTGGTACTCCGAGGGCAGGGCCATCGGTGACCGCGAGACGCTGGCCGACCTCGCAGCAGACGGCGGCCTCGACCGCGACAAGGTCCTCGCGATGCTCGACTCGGATGACTTCGGCATCGACGTCCGCACCGACGAGGCGACCGCGCGGCAGATCGGCATCCAGGCCGTGCCGGCGTTCGTGCTCGACCGCAAGTACCTCGTCTCCGGTGCGCAGCCCGTCGAGACGTTCCTCGCCGGCCTGCAGCAGGCGTACGACGACCGCGGCACCGCGCCGACCCCACGTGAGTCGGGCTGTGCCTGCGGTGGTGGCGGCTGCGGCGGCGGAGGCGGCAGCGCCGACGTCTGCGGCCGAGACGCCGGCTGA
- a CDS encoding response regulator transcription factor yields MSEPSRILLVDDDLTIAEPLSRALRREGFTVDAAGTGAEALEALGSRPHLVILDLGLPDMDGLDICRQLRRGGHHMPVLILSARSAAMDIIVGLDAGADEYVTKPFRFSELMARVHGLLHRPSAAG; encoded by the coding sequence ATGAGCGAGCCGTCCCGGATCCTCCTGGTCGATGACGACCTGACGATCGCCGAGCCACTGTCTCGGGCGTTGCGACGTGAGGGATTCACGGTCGACGCGGCGGGCACCGGCGCCGAGGCGCTGGAGGCGCTCGGCTCTCGACCTCACCTCGTGATCCTGGATCTCGGGCTGCCGGACATGGATGGCCTGGACATCTGCCGACAGCTGCGCCGGGGCGGACATCACATGCCGGTGCTGATCCTGTCCGCCCGGTCTGCGGCCATGGACATCATTGTCGGACTGGATGCCGGGGCCGACGAGTACGTGACCAAGCCGTTCCGGTTCTCCGAGCTCATGGCGCGGGTCCACGGGCTGCTGCACCGACCATCTGCCGCTGGTTAG
- a CDS encoding TetR/AcrR family transcriptional regulator: protein MAQVARTGAGRRTPSGEPRAAGAGLVEAARNAFAEKGFHGTTTRDIASAAGMSPAAVYVHHPTKESLLFQISEHGHRAILDSIRAAVDEHETPTDQLRALVWTFAQRHAAHHTSARIVYYEAAALTPEHRAQTDALATEISEVVLGVLRAGIAAGEFSCDDVALAGRSIAGMGVDVARWYDDTGSWTPEQIADHQAQTALRMVGAG, encoded by the coding sequence GTGGCGCAGGTCGCACGGACAGGTGCTGGTCGTCGTACGCCCTCTGGTGAGCCTCGGGCGGCCGGTGCCGGACTGGTCGAGGCAGCCCGAAACGCCTTTGCCGAAAAGGGTTTTCACGGTACGACGACGCGAGACATCGCGTCCGCCGCAGGTATGAGCCCTGCCGCGGTCTACGTCCATCACCCGACCAAGGAGTCGCTGCTCTTCCAGATCTCCGAGCACGGTCACCGCGCGATCCTCGACTCGATCCGCGCGGCTGTCGATGAGCACGAGACGCCGACCGACCAGCTGCGCGCACTGGTCTGGACGTTCGCGCAGCGACACGCCGCGCACCACACATCGGCCCGGATCGTCTATTACGAAGCGGCCGCGCTCACCCCGGAGCACCGTGCCCAGACCGACGCGCTGGCGACCGAGATCTCCGAGGTCGTGCTCGGCGTGCTGCGAGCCGGCATTGCGGCGGGGGAGTTCAGCTGCGACGACGTGGCTCTCGCCGGCCGTTCGATCGCTGGCATGGGCGTCGATGTCGCCCGCTGGTACGACGACACCGGCTCGTGGACACCCGAGCAGATCGCCGACCATCAGGCCCAGACCGCCCTCCGCATGGTCGGTGCGGGCTAG